A region of Etheostoma cragini isolate CJK2018 chromosome 24, CSU_Ecrag_1.0, whole genome shotgun sequence DNA encodes the following proteins:
- the LOC117939416 gene encoding L-threonine 3-dehydrogenase, mitochondrial-like, which translates to MMLVMQLLRATVKHAGSSPQCRAKRLSSAVAGISSSSQHTCTDTDHPKVLITGGLGQLGIGLAKLLRRQFGKNNVILSDIRKPPKHVYHNGPFIFSDILDFKNLQKIVVNNNISWLVHYSAVLSAVGENNVALAKEVNITGLHNILDIATEHGLRVFVPSTMEALGPSTSSDPTPELCVQRPRTIYGVSKVHAELMGEYYHHRFGLDFRCLRYPGIISADSQPGGGTTDYAVQIFHAAVKTGCFECNLRSDTRLSMMYIDDCLRATLEFLEAPADALVTRTYNINAMNFTLHHLIQEIQKVLPDLKVTYNVDPVLQGKADGWPMALEDSAARRDWGWKHEYELSELVQTMLTHITTGNQLAQAY; encoded by the exons ATGATGCTGGTGATGCAGTTGCTGAGGGCTACAGTGAAGCATGCTGGGAGCAGTCCCCAGTGCAGGGCTAAGCGATTGAGCTCAGCAGTAGCTGGGATCAGCTCATCCTCTCAACACACCTGCACTGATACTGACCACCCCAAAGTCCTCATCACTG GAGGGCTTGGACAGCTAGGAATAGGGCTCGCCAAGTTGCTGAG GAGAcaatttggaaaaaacaatgtGATCCTGTCTGACATCAGGAAACCTCCCAAACATGTCTACCATAatg GTCCATTCATCTTCTCAGACATCCTGGACTTTAAGAACCTCCAGAAGATTGTGGTGAACAACAATATCAGCTGGCTAGTTCACTATTCAGCTGTGCTGTCCGCTGTGGGAGAGAACAACGTCGCTCTGGCCAAAGAGGTCAACATCACGG gTCTCCATAACATATTAGACATAGCAACCGAACATGGTCTACGTGTGTTTGTCCCCAGCACGATGGAGGCCTTGGGTCCATCCACATCCAGTGACCCCACCCCTGAGCTGTGTGTGCAGAGACCACGCACCATCTACGGTGTCTCAAAGGTCCACGCAGAGCTGATGGGtgag TACTACCACCACAGGTTTGGGCTGGATTTCCGCTGTCTCAGGTATCCAGGCATCATATCAGCTGACTCCCAGCCTGGAGGAGGGACCACAG ATTATGCTGTCCAGATCTTCCACGCAGCTGTAAAAACGGGTTGTTTTGAGTGTAACCTGCGCAGTGACACACGGCTTTCTATGATGTACATTG ATGACTGTCTCAGGGCTACTCTAGAGTTCTTGGAGGCTCCGGCAGACGCACTGGTCACCCGCACCTACAATATCAACGCTATGAACTTTACGCTGCATCACCTCATCCAGGAGATACAGAAAGTCCTGCCGGACCTTAAAGTCACCTACAATGTGGATCCTGTCCTGCAGGGTAAAG CTGATGGCTGGCCAATGGCATTAGAGGACAGCGCAGCGAGGCGGGACTGGGGCTGGAAGCATGAGTATGAACTCTCCGAGTTGGTGCAGACCATGCTGACTCACATCACTACGGGCAACCAGCTGGCACAAGCCTACTGA
- the c24h8orf74 gene encoding uncharacterized protein C8orf74 homolog isoform X1, which yields MQFCLSSRMDSKHSLTEREISKIARHQREAGVQRLSCHFSWPEFRDERRCFHQEFVYDVAMFAATCGFHWFNVICAAVIAKDIFPQLDAGLDVPKLLSLLRDAMSECLSNLTSVHRCEFTQFLTDTCITRRRLLQAAVGGAANVTITQLHLDVQLPPTPCPLEQCTVHALQGTDLHEWEHQRQQAELTSRLRQMEERLRSLREGSRVTLEDVDVPEDNQLDEAGVLALVRGAVKATEGQMLASLSQEASLLSDILQLKLQLAALATRRLHNPAYFQTQPEKQSCKQPKQD from the exons ATGCAATTTTGTCTCTCATCAAGGATGGATTCAAAGCATTCCCTTACAGAGAGGGAAATATCAAAGATAGCGAGACACCAG AGAGAGGCTGGCGTGCAGAGGCTCAGCTGTCACTTCTCATGGCCCGAGTTCCGTGATGAACGGCGGTGTTTCCATCAGGAGTTTGTGTACGATGTCGCTATGTTTGCCGCCACCTGTGGCTTCCACTGGTTTAACGTGATCTGTGCAGCTGTGATCGCCAAAGACATCTTCCCACAGCTGGACGCAG GTCTTGATGTACCCAAACTTTTGTCCTTGCTGAGAGATGCGATGTCTGAGTGTTTGTCAAACCTCACCTCTGTCCACCGGTGTGAGTTCACCCAGTTTCTCACAGACACCTGCATCACCCGGCGGAGGCTTCTCCAGGCGGCGGTGGGTGGCGCAGCTAACGTGACCATCACTCAGTTACACTTGGATGTGCAGTTGCCGCCCACACCTTGTCCTCTAGAACAG tgtactgtacatgcactgCAGGGCACAGATCTGCATGAGTGGGAGCATCAGCGCCAACAAGCCGAGCTAACGTCCAGGCTGCGACAGATGGAGGAGAGGCTGCGGAGTCTCCGAGAAGGGTCAAGGGTTACTCTGGAGGACGTTGATGTTCCTGAGGATAATCAACTAGATGAAGCG GGTGTTTTGGCATTGGTTCGTGGAGCAGTGAAGGCCACAGAAGGCCAGATGCTGGCGAGTCTGAGCCAAGAGGCCTCCCTGCTCAGTGACATCCTGCAGCTCAAACTGCAGCTGGCAGCATTGGCCACCAGAAGGCTCCACAACCCTGCTTACTTTCAGACGCAACCAGAAAAGCAAAGCTGCAAACAGCCAAAACAGGACTGA
- the c24h8orf74 gene encoding uncharacterized protein C8orf74 homolog isoform X2 — translation MQFCLSSRMDSKHSLTEREISKIARHQREAGVQRLSCHFSWPEFRDERRCFHQEFVYDVAMFAATCGFHWFNVICAAVIAKDIFPQLDAGLDVPKLLSLLRDAMSECLSNLTSVHRCEFTQFLTDTCITRRRLLQAAVGGAANVTITQLHLDVQLPPTPCPLEQGTDLHEWEHQRQQAELTSRLRQMEERLRSLREGSRVTLEDVDVPEDNQLDEAGVLALVRGAVKATEGQMLASLSQEASLLSDILQLKLQLAALATRRLHNPAYFQTQPEKQSCKQPKQD, via the exons ATGCAATTTTGTCTCTCATCAAGGATGGATTCAAAGCATTCCCTTACAGAGAGGGAAATATCAAAGATAGCGAGACACCAG AGAGAGGCTGGCGTGCAGAGGCTCAGCTGTCACTTCTCATGGCCCGAGTTCCGTGATGAACGGCGGTGTTTCCATCAGGAGTTTGTGTACGATGTCGCTATGTTTGCCGCCACCTGTGGCTTCCACTGGTTTAACGTGATCTGTGCAGCTGTGATCGCCAAAGACATCTTCCCACAGCTGGACGCAG GTCTTGATGTACCCAAACTTTTGTCCTTGCTGAGAGATGCGATGTCTGAGTGTTTGTCAAACCTCACCTCTGTCCACCGGTGTGAGTTCACCCAGTTTCTCACAGACACCTGCATCACCCGGCGGAGGCTTCTCCAGGCGGCGGTGGGTGGCGCAGCTAACGTGACCATCACTCAGTTACACTTGGATGTGCAGTTGCCGCCCACACCTTGTCCTCTAGAACAG GGCACAGATCTGCATGAGTGGGAGCATCAGCGCCAACAAGCCGAGCTAACGTCCAGGCTGCGACAGATGGAGGAGAGGCTGCGGAGTCTCCGAGAAGGGTCAAGGGTTACTCTGGAGGACGTTGATGTTCCTGAGGATAATCAACTAGATGAAGCG GGTGTTTTGGCATTGGTTCGTGGAGCAGTGAAGGCCACAGAAGGCCAGATGCTGGCGAGTCTGAGCCAAGAGGCCTCCCTGCTCAGTGACATCCTGCAGCTCAAACTGCAGCTGGCAGCATTGGCCACCAGAAGGCTCCACAACCCTGCTTACTTTCAGACGCAACCAGAAAAGCAAAGCTGCAAACAGCCAAAACAGGACTGA